One part of the Candidatus Hydrogenedentota bacterium genome encodes these proteins:
- a CDS encoding WG repeat-containing protein — protein sequence MNGWNWFTGNKWKAIIAAAAVLCLIAVGLWSGGYAVLRYVWYGAVDGPIAVIRPDGSPAPAEALAWLKPAAENFFAQSGDSHLLDLWTKHGAAGVLATLHAGTRTFGSGFLREFTLENAPEIFPIRTERGCNLVDWEGNVHLRLGPNVDDAGPVSGGLVAVRRRTVDDGSGTAKAAWAYQNLDGETVVPGPFEIAFPFQEGLAAVAVTQDDGTLRWGMIDTSGAWAIAPRFWSLGGFSNGLAPAEIRADDNTLETAGFIDRSGAFAVTLDGARGMLSSHRDGLALVWYGSSPGYALVDEAGAIALALDYEDVAPFSDGRAPVRVGNAYGYIDTAGALVIPAKYERPASFCRGLAVVVRYSAVRHWVLQTYLTWKEALPAGLG from the coding sequence ATGAATGGGTGGAATTGGTTCACCGGCAATAAATGGAAGGCGATCATCGCCGCGGCGGCCGTGCTCTGCCTCATTGCGGTTGGACTATGGTCGGGCGGCTACGCGGTCCTTCGGTATGTGTGGTATGGCGCCGTGGACGGCCCGATCGCCGTTATTCGCCCGGATGGCTCCCCGGCGCCCGCGGAAGCGCTTGCCTGGCTGAAACCGGCGGCGGAGAACTTCTTCGCGCAGTCCGGCGATTCCCACTTGCTCGACCTGTGGACGAAGCACGGGGCCGCGGGCGTCCTGGCCACCCTGCATGCCGGCACGCGAACGTTTGGTTCGGGTTTCCTTCGTGAGTTCACTTTGGAGAACGCCCCCGAGATATTTCCCATCCGCACCGAGCGGGGCTGCAATCTGGTCGATTGGGAAGGCAATGTCCACCTGCGGTTGGGTCCCAATGTGGACGATGCGGGGCCTGTGTCCGGGGGGTTGGTCGCCGTGCGGCGACGTACGGTGGATGATGGGTCGGGAACGGCCAAAGCCGCCTGGGCGTACCAGAATCTGGACGGGGAGACTGTTGTTCCGGGGCCGTTCGAGATTGCGTTTCCCTTTCAGGAGGGCCTCGCCGCGGTGGCGGTAACGCAGGATGACGGGACGTTGCGCTGGGGAATGATCGACACGAGCGGCGCCTGGGCCATTGCGCCCCGTTTCTGGAGTTTGGGCGGGTTTTCGAACGGGCTGGCGCCCGCGGAGATCCGGGCGGACGACAACACGTTGGAGACCGCTGGATTCATCGACCGTTCGGGCGCGTTTGCCGTTACGTTGGACGGCGCCCGTGGGATGCTGAGTTCACATCGGGATGGGCTCGCGCTGGTATGGTATGGGTCGAGCCCGGGATACGCCCTTGTCGACGAAGCCGGCGCCATCGCCCTGGCGCTCGACTACGAGGACGTGGCCCCCTTTTCAGACGGTCGAGCGCCGGTGCGGGTCGGCAACGCCTACGGGTATATCGACACGGCGGGCGCGCTGGTGATTCCGGCGAAGTACGAGCGCCCGGCTTCCTTTTGCAGGGGCCTGGCGGTGGTGGTTCGTTATTCCGCCGTTCGCCATTGGGTGCTTCAAACCTACCTGACGTGGAAAGAGGCGCTTCCGGCGGGCCTGGGGTAG
- a CDS encoding GAF domain-containing protein, with protein METESQSDFPWLEDATHEEMARAVEAMYRVHKLIRAITDLDALLEYISQESQRVAGAEASSIILYDPDMGDLYFHTALGDYSSSETLKRDIRLKLGEGIAGVAAAERRSVVADNAQQDDRFFRNADQATNFTTRNVLAVPMVDHEELIGVLEVINKVGDGGFTLLDVRVMEMFSTLAATSISNARLVKDKISTERLAAIGQAVTGLSHYTKNIVSGMSSSAELIEAGLRQGNLELLAKTWPVFRRSTQRISHCVQDMLSFSKPRTPCREPFSLRQLIDEAYESYAELFSKRGVEVTITCANVQDTVFAEPASLYRSLLNLLANAADAAPDTGGRIEVRATGLPSGILEIVVEDNGPGVPEALEERIFDPFFSTKGAKGTGLGLAITRKVVEEHGGQLQLRKSSLGGAAFHITLPAGAPERTLLSP; from the coding sequence ATGGAAACTGAGTCGCAGAGCGATTTTCCGTGGCTGGAGGATGCGACGCACGAGGAGATGGCGCGGGCGGTGGAGGCGATGTACCGCGTGCACAAGCTGATTCGGGCGATCACGGATCTGGACGCGCTGCTGGAGTACATCAGCCAGGAGAGCCAGCGGGTGGCGGGGGCGGAGGCCTCGTCCATCATCCTGTATGACCCGGATATGGGGGATCTGTATTTCCACACGGCGCTGGGCGACTATTCCAGCAGCGAGACGCTGAAACGGGACATCCGGCTCAAATTGGGGGAGGGCATTGCGGGGGTGGCCGCGGCGGAGCGCCGATCGGTTGTTGCGGACAACGCGCAGCAGGATGATCGTTTCTTCCGGAACGCGGACCAGGCGACGAATTTTACGACGCGGAATGTGCTGGCCGTGCCCATGGTGGATCACGAGGAGCTGATCGGGGTGCTCGAGGTGATTAACAAGGTCGGCGACGGCGGGTTCACACTGCTGGATGTGCGGGTGATGGAAATGTTCTCGACCCTCGCGGCGACGTCGATATCCAATGCGCGCCTGGTGAAGGACAAGATCTCGACCGAACGGTTGGCGGCGATCGGGCAGGCGGTCACGGGGCTCTCGCACTACACGAAGAATATTGTGAGCGGGATGAGCAGCAGCGCCGAGCTCATTGAGGCCGGTCTTCGCCAGGGCAATCTGGAGTTGCTTGCCAAGACATGGCCTGTGTTCCGGCGCAGCACGCAGCGCATCAGCCACTGCGTCCAGGACATGCTGAGCTTTTCCAAGCCGCGCACGCCCTGCCGCGAGCCGTTTTCGTTGCGGCAATTGATCGACGAGGCGTATGAATCCTACGCGGAGCTTTTCAGCAAGCGTGGCGTCGAAGTGACGATCACGTGCGCCAATGTGCAGGATACGGTTTTTGCGGAGCCGGCTTCCCTGTACCGGAGCCTGTTGAATCTTCTGGCCAACGCGGCGGACGCGGCGCCGGACACGGGGGGGCGCATCGAGGTTCGCGCGACGGGGCTCCCATCGGGCATACTGGAGATTGTGGTGGAAGACAACGGGCCGGGAGTCCCCGAGGCGCTTGAAGAGCGGATATTCGACCCGTTCTTCAGCACGAAGGGGGCGAAGGGCACCGGGCTGGGCCTGGCGATCACGCGCAAGGTGGTGGAGGAGCACGGCGGCCAATTGCAGCTTAGGAAGAGTTCGCTTGGCGGCGCGGCGTTTCATATCACGTTGCCCGCCGGCGCGCCGGAAAGGACATTGCTGTCACCATGA
- a CDS encoding B12-binding domain-containing radical SAM protein, with protein sequence MKHLHAVFIRPSRYDDDGYVVRYLRGVLPSNTLCCLQRLAEHTGESGELGPDVRVSVSVFDDTLERIPVRRIARWNRRPDTTVVVGFAGVQSNQFMRATDLALDLRAAGVQVMIGGFHVSGMLALFDQPSHDLQRLLDAGVTLVRGEVEAPGVMARLLGDALRQALQPIYNITEFPDLAQAPVPRASERLQRRYLARRMATIDTSRGCPFNCSFCTIINVQGRKMRYRPAERVLEAVEDNYARGIRSYFFTDDNFSRNPAWSAIFDGLIALRARGIAVRFMMQTDTQAHRIPGFVEKAARAGCYLAFIGMESVNPENLKAVGKRQNHADQYRAMVDAWHEHGILVHVGYIIGLPHDSRESVRENIAFLRNEVQVDVASLFMLTPLPGSRDHWRMIQDGVPIDADYNNYDGLHETFRHPRLGSGGWRAAYDEAMNALYSTQNIIAALLRAEARQYWTILGFSIWYRHGALTGQHPMATGIYRLKERRGRRPTYPSESRLAYLRRRLLDARESFRVYFQLFIEFQEIWMLTRKPRDPRWATLADLRERWIAAQRRVAGFRLEGRYADAESELREMLNTAATRLRQLSETGSHLSASARRKLAQKAAEVEAYVRAIEVNVPGQNTLIDAERFVTTKLIAGYEEIAIRYVARRRQFNALRQNALDRIRAGRWPRINPLALPWTLACEMFLASRFAWTLIAHR encoded by the coding sequence ATGAAGCACCTGCATGCCGTATTCATCCGGCCATCGCGCTACGACGACGACGGCTACGTCGTCCGCTATCTCCGCGGCGTCCTCCCCTCCAACACCCTCTGCTGCCTCCAGCGCCTCGCCGAACACACCGGCGAATCGGGCGAACTGGGCCCGGACGTCCGCGTATCCGTCTCCGTCTTCGACGACACCCTCGAGCGCATCCCCGTCCGCCGCATCGCCCGCTGGAACCGCCGCCCGGACACCACCGTGGTCGTCGGATTCGCCGGTGTGCAAAGCAACCAGTTCATGCGCGCTACCGACCTCGCCCTCGATCTCCGCGCCGCCGGCGTCCAGGTCATGATCGGCGGCTTCCACGTCAGCGGCATGCTCGCGCTCTTCGACCAGCCCTCCCACGATCTCCAGCGCCTGCTCGACGCCGGGGTCACCCTCGTCCGCGGCGAGGTGGAGGCCCCCGGCGTCATGGCCCGGCTCCTCGGCGACGCGCTCCGCCAGGCCCTCCAGCCCATCTACAACATCACCGAGTTCCCCGACCTGGCCCAGGCCCCCGTGCCCCGCGCCAGCGAACGGCTACAGCGCCGCTACCTCGCCCGCCGCATGGCCACCATCGACACCAGCCGCGGCTGCCCCTTCAACTGCTCCTTCTGCACCATCATCAACGTCCAGGGCCGCAAGATGCGCTACCGCCCCGCCGAACGCGTGCTCGAGGCGGTCGAGGACAACTACGCCCGCGGCATCCGTTCCTACTTCTTCACCGACGACAACTTCTCCCGCAATCCCGCCTGGAGCGCGATCTTCGATGGCCTCATCGCCCTGCGCGCGCGCGGCATCGCCGTTCGATTCATGATGCAGACCGACACCCAGGCCCACCGCATCCCCGGCTTCGTCGAAAAAGCCGCCCGCGCCGGATGCTACCTCGCCTTCATCGGCATGGAAAGCGTCAACCCCGAAAACCTCAAGGCCGTCGGCAAGCGACAGAACCACGCCGACCAGTATCGCGCCATGGTCGACGCCTGGCACGAACACGGCATCCTCGTCCATGTGGGCTACATCATCGGCCTCCCCCACGACTCCCGGGAATCCGTCCGCGAGAACATCGCCTTTCTGCGCAACGAGGTCCAGGTCGATGTCGCCTCCCTCTTCATGCTCACCCCGCTGCCGGGTTCGCGCGACCACTGGCGGATGATCCAGGACGGCGTCCCCATCGACGCGGACTACAACAACTACGACGGGCTCCACGAAACCTTCCGCCACCCCCGCCTCGGAAGCGGCGGCTGGCGCGCCGCCTACGACGAGGCCATGAACGCCCTCTACAGCACCCAGAACATCATCGCCGCCCTGCTCCGCGCCGAAGCGCGCCAGTACTGGACCATCCTCGGCTTCTCCATCTGGTACCGCCACGGCGCCCTCACCGGACAACACCCCATGGCGACCGGCATCTACCGCCTCAAAGAGCGCCGCGGCCGCCGGCCCACCTACCCCAGCGAAAGCCGCCTCGCCTACCTGCGCAGACGCCTCCTCGACGCGCGAGAAAGCTTCCGCGTCTACTTCCAGCTCTTCATCGAGTTCCAGGAAATCTGGATGCTCACCCGCAAGCCCCGCGACCCCCGATGGGCCACCCTCGCCGACCTCCGCGAACGATGGATCGCCGCACAGCGGCGGGTCGCCGGCTTCCGCCTCGAAGGCCGCTACGCCGACGCCGAAAGCGAGCTGCGCGAAATGTTGAACACCGCCGCCACGCGCCTGCGCCAGCTCAGCGAAACCGGCAGCCACCTCAGCGCCTCCGCACGCCGCAAACTCGCGCAAAAAGCCGCCGAAGTCGAGGCCTACGTCCGCGCCATCGAAGTCAACGTCCCCGGCCAGAACACCCTCATCGACGCCGAGCGCTTCGTCACCACCAAACTCATCGCCGGCTACGAGGAAATCGCCATCCGCTACGTCGCCCGGCGACGCCAGTTCAACGCCCTCCGCCAAAACGCCCTCGACCGCATCCGCGCCGGACGCTGGCCCCGCATCAACCCCCTCGCCCTCCCCTGGACCCTCGCCTGCGAAATGTTCCTCGCCTCAAGATTCGCCTGGACCCTCATCGCACACCGCTGA
- a CDS encoding PQQ-binding-like beta-propeller repeat protein — translation MRRYVGIWMTGAVAAVALGGCEEIPCPEAIPGRVESEITATFDARAWDICAASGGGFVVAGYASGQPFSPVASATYERSLDSFVVMLDASGNIEWSRTFGGDGADEVRNIEPAGDGGYIVAGNKGASPLDPVFFYDPASVFAARLDSQGSVLWTVEPETDRFTAAYGLCVNADGSFVVAGDTRDAEYGASDAFLIKFDPNGAELWRRRYGSGRDVGAQDVITTSDGGYAFTGYVQDQIVARLDAGGEVQWEFFLDEVAILKELAFRTKKIIETSDGGFAVVGSTFGELLVLKLDGGGNYLWQARVSDVGEAEGHAILETAEGDLVAAGVSYARNSFGRRVCSHLLLVRLGSEGDIRWSGQVGSKETIFPCAMVVDGDSLKLAGSIREDFVHSIYLVTTDAGG, via the coding sequence ATGCGGCGTTACGTGGGAATCTGGATGACGGGTGCGGTGGCCGCGGTCGCCCTGGGCGGATGCGAGGAGATTCCGTGTCCGGAGGCTATTCCAGGGCGTGTGGAGTCGGAAATCACCGCGACCTTTGACGCGCGGGCGTGGGACATCTGCGCGGCTTCGGGCGGCGGCTTTGTGGTGGCGGGGTACGCCTCCGGACAGCCATTCTCTCCGGTAGCTTCCGCAACGTATGAGAGAAGTCTCGATTCCTTTGTCGTTATGCTGGACGCATCCGGGAATATCGAGTGGTCCAGGACCTTTGGCGGCGATGGGGCCGACGAGGTGCGAAATATTGAGCCGGCGGGGGATGGGGGGTATATTGTCGCCGGAAACAAGGGGGCCTCGCCCCTCGATCCGGTCTTCTTTTACGATCCGGCAAGCGTCTTCGCGGCCAGGCTGGACTCCCAGGGGAGCGTGCTGTGGACCGTGGAACCCGAGACCGATCGCTTCACGGCGGCGTATGGGCTTTGCGTAAATGCCGACGGGAGCTTCGTCGTGGCGGGGGACACACGAGACGCTGAATACGGGGCGTCCGACGCCTTTTTGATCAAATTCGACCCCAATGGGGCGGAGCTCTGGCGCCGGCGCTATGGCAGTGGCCGGGATGTGGGCGCCCAAGACGTCATCACAACGAGTGACGGCGGATATGCGTTTACGGGGTACGTACAGGATCAGATTGTAGCCAGGCTTGATGCCGGCGGCGAAGTACAGTGGGAGTTCTTTCTGGACGAGGTCGCCATTCTTAAGGAATTGGCGTTCAGAACGAAGAAAATCATTGAGACGTCCGACGGTGGGTTCGCCGTCGTCGGAAGCACCTTTGGCGAACTGCTTGTGCTTAAGCTGGATGGCGGCGGCAACTACTTGTGGCAGGCCCGCGTGTCCGATGTGGGCGAGGCGGAAGGGCATGCTATTCTGGAGACTGCCGAAGGGGACCTGGTGGCGGCGGGCGTGAGCTACGCGCGCAATTCGTTTGGAAGACGTGTCTGTTCGCATTTGCTTCTCGTTCGATTGGGGAGCGAAGGGGACATACGCTGGAGCGGTCAGGTGGGCAGCAAGGAAACGATATTTCCGTGCGCCATGGTCGTGGATGGCGATAGCCTCAAGCTGGCGGGCTCTATTCGGGAGGACTTCGTGCATTCGATCTATCTGGTGACCACGGATGCGGGAGGATGA
- a CDS encoding O-antigen ligase family protein — protein sequence MHDQSIVKYINPLSRNAAIPVCDRFVASRPGVRDVGQRSLVYVTLIGTAVAWSMSLISFLDAKQLVLWAGVLALCTAGSAARSGRGFAAWAPAWTGLAAAMIATLAAGSFPLFAGLEALRLTALLLFASLAWPLFRNPRGEQGLLAAIAAACLLCAALALLQRAGALNRWFPPYAHYDQPMYSVFGNQGLLGAYLACGLVALASLRAPARPLHRLARGAGAVLLLSAILLAETRAAWVGVAAGGIVLIARNMIAWRRAAAWAAIAVALAILLHAAGLSALATRLANTGGPGDDGGNTRAWIVRASLDLAAAHPFTGVGLGQYARHIPEPLGARATPALGKSAERVTYHAHLDLLEVGCETGILGLVFAVWLAMRFRARATGALACLAALAAMSFLHPLWYSPPHALAGLLFLGCNLRGPRSRRARLPGFARQSLTVSLAIAGSLAYIVLALYPSYLLCRAEDRHVAGLPAGDAYARATAAWGAPPEAFESRGIWALEQGYYAGADRAFTRARAGLDTGRIHLLSAQAKAALGDGGGACRHYGQALQRWPFNRGVRHEAEACFQDFGAPISAPDSALPGR from the coding sequence ATGCACGATCAATCTATCGTCAAATACATCAATCCCTTAAGCCGGAACGCGGCCATTCCCGTCTGCGATCGGTTCGTAGCTTCACGGCCCGGCGTCCGCGACGTTGGACAACGCAGCCTCGTCTACGTGACCCTCATCGGAACCGCGGTGGCCTGGTCCATGTCCCTCATCTCGTTCCTGGACGCCAAACAACTTGTACTCTGGGCTGGCGTCCTGGCGCTCTGCACCGCCGGGTCCGCCGCGCGCTCGGGCCGGGGCTTCGCCGCCTGGGCCCCCGCCTGGACGGGGCTTGCCGCGGCCATGATCGCCACCCTCGCCGCCGGATCTTTTCCCCTGTTCGCCGGCCTCGAAGCCCTGCGCCTCACCGCCCTCCTGCTCTTCGCCTCTCTGGCCTGGCCACTCTTCCGCAATCCCCGGGGCGAGCAGGGGCTCCTCGCCGCCATCGCCGCGGCGTGCCTCCTCTGCGCCGCCCTGGCGCTGCTCCAGCGCGCCGGCGCCCTCAACCGCTGGTTCCCGCCCTACGCCCACTACGATCAGCCCATGTACTCCGTTTTCGGCAATCAGGGCCTGCTCGGCGCCTATCTCGCCTGCGGCCTCGTTGCGCTCGCGAGCCTCCGCGCCCCCGCGCGCCCGCTCCACCGCCTGGCCCGCGGCGCCGGGGCGGTCCTCCTTCTATCCGCCATCCTCCTCGCGGAAACGCGCGCCGCGTGGGTGGGTGTCGCCGCGGGCGGCATCGTATTGATCGCCCGAAACATGATCGCGTGGCGGCGCGCGGCCGCCTGGGCGGCAATCGCCGTGGCGCTGGCCATACTACTCCACGCCGCCGGACTGAGCGCGCTGGCAACGCGGCTCGCCAACACCGGCGGCCCCGGAGACGACGGCGGCAACACGCGCGCCTGGATCGTCCGCGCAAGCCTTGACCTGGCCGCCGCCCACCCCTTCACCGGCGTCGGGCTGGGACAGTACGCGCGGCACATACCCGAACCGCTCGGGGCCCGCGCGACACCGGCCCTAGGAAAAAGCGCCGAGCGCGTGACCTACCACGCACACCTCGATCTCCTGGAGGTAGGCTGCGAAACCGGAATTCTCGGGCTCGTGTTCGCCGTGTGGCTGGCGATGCGCTTCCGCGCGCGCGCCACCGGCGCGCTGGCCTGCCTCGCGGCCCTGGCGGCCATGTCCTTCCTCCATCCCCTCTGGTACAGCCCGCCCCACGCCCTGGCGGGGTTGTTGTTTCTCGGCTGCAATCTGCGCGGGCCACGTTCCCGGCGGGCGCGCCTGCCCGGCTTTGCGCGGCAATCGCTCACAGTTTCGCTGGCCATCGCGGGTTCGCTCGCTTATATCGTACTCGCCCTCTACCCCAGCTACCTGCTCTGCCGCGCGGAGGACCGGCACGTGGCGGGCCTCCCCGCGGGCGATGCCTACGCACGCGCCACCGCGGCCTGGGGCGCCCCGCCGGAAGCCTTCGAATCGCGGGGTATCTGGGCGCTCGAACAGGGCTATTACGCGGGCGCGGATCGCGCCTTCACGCGCGCGCGAGCCGGCCTCGACACCGGGCGTATCCACCTCCTCTCGGCCCAAGCGAAAGCCGCCCTCGGCGATGGCGGCGGAGCATGCCGCCACTACGGCCAGGCACTCCAGCGATGGCCCTTCAACCGCGGCGTGCGCCACGAGGCAGAGGCATGCTTTCAAGACTTCGGCGCGCCGATCTCCGCCCCCGATTCCGCCCTACCGGGCCGGTAA
- a CDS encoding aldolase catalytic domain-containing protein → MYRPEIKVLDCTIRDGGLMNNWEFDKPMVKDVFQGLVDAGVDYVELGYRADKKQFDPKNHGPWRFCDEEDLRDVAFECDTKISVMVDVGRTDYDAFLPKDESIISMFRVATYAKEVDKAIHLGRHIQDLGYEVCVNIMAASTVIEPDLDEALAELAKTSFEAVYLVDSFGYFFSEQIHYLADKYLDGLNGKTVGIHCHNNQQLAFANTIEGIRKGINMLDGSIYGMGRAAGNCTTELLLGFLKNPKYDVRPVLALIEKYFESLKAELKWGYEMPYMIAGNLNRHPKTSLAYMQEGNPLREKGIVAFYNQQVAMEDID, encoded by the coding sequence ATGTACCGCCCCGAAATTAAAGTTCTCGACTGCACCATCCGCGACGGCGGACTCATGAACAACTGGGAATTCGACAAGCCCATGGTGAAGGACGTCTTCCAGGGCCTCGTCGACGCCGGCGTGGACTACGTGGAGCTCGGCTACCGCGCCGACAAGAAACAGTTCGACCCGAAAAACCACGGCCCCTGGCGTTTCTGCGACGAAGAGGACCTCCGCGACGTCGCCTTCGAATGCGACACCAAGATCTCCGTCATGGTCGACGTCGGACGCACCGACTACGACGCCTTCCTCCCCAAAGACGAATCCATAATCTCCATGTTCCGCGTCGCCACCTACGCCAAGGAAGTGGACAAGGCCATCCACCTGGGACGCCACATCCAGGATCTCGGCTACGAAGTCTGCGTGAACATCATGGCCGCCTCCACCGTCATCGAGCCAGACCTCGACGAAGCCCTCGCCGAACTCGCAAAAACCTCCTTCGAAGCCGTCTACCTCGTCGACAGCTTCGGCTATTTCTTCTCCGAACAGATCCACTACCTCGCCGACAAATACCTCGACGGCCTCAACGGCAAAACCGTCGGCATCCACTGCCACAACAACCAGCAACTCGCCTTCGCCAACACCATCGAGGGCATCCGCAAGGGCATCAACATGCTCGACGGCAGCATCTACGGCATGGGCCGCGCCGCCGGCAACTGCACCACCGAACTCCTCCTCGGTTTTCTCAAAAACCCCAAATACGACGTGCGCCCCGTCCTCGCCCTCATCGAAAAATACTTCGAATCGTTGAAAGCCGAGCTCAAGTGGGGCTACGAAATGCCCTACATGATCGCCGGCAACCTCAACCGCCACCCCAAAACCTCCCTCGCCTACATGCAGGAAGGCAACCCCCTCCGCGAAAAAGGCATCGTCGCCTTCTACAACCAGCAAGTCGCCATGGAAGACATCGACTGA
- a CDS encoding tetratricopeptide repeat protein, protein MADIWDIARYVEANPDDHEQRWRLAKKLYTAWEYRLALEHLQILKNEGPRRINILRYLGATYYRLGRYEEAIRELEGAIDLWPDEIGLYEQLARVLEIAGDNRRASALWKKALELDPHHPMAAHAAARLMDGGPESAKKKTNNQA, encoded by the coding sequence ATGGCCGATATTTGGGACATCGCGCGGTACGTCGAGGCGAATCCGGACGATCACGAGCAGCGCTGGCGCCTGGCGAAGAAGCTGTATACCGCCTGGGAGTACCGGCTTGCGCTGGAGCACCTCCAGATCCTCAAGAACGAGGGGCCGCGCCGGATCAATATCCTGCGCTACCTCGGGGCCACGTATTACCGGCTTGGCCGCTACGAGGAGGCGATCCGGGAACTGGAGGGGGCCATCGACCTCTGGCCCGACGAAATCGGGCTGTACGAGCAACTCGCGCGCGTCCTGGAAATTGCGGGGGACAACCGGCGCGCATCGGCCCTGTGGAAAAAGGCGCTGGAGCTGGATCCGCACCATCCGATGGCGGCGCATGCTGCGGCGCGCCTGATGGACGGCGGGCCGGAATCCGCCAAAAAAAAAACCAACAATCAGGCCTGA